One genomic region from Haloterrigena gelatinilytica encodes:
- a CDS encoding glutaredoxin family protein — MADITMYELPGCPYCAKVRSKLDELDLEYDVIEVPRSHDERTEVEKVSGQTGVPVISDEENGVEGMSESDDIVEYLAETYGEGAA; from the coding sequence ATGGCCGACATCACGATGTACGAGCTGCCCGGCTGTCCGTACTGCGCGAAAGTCCGATCGAAACTCGACGAACTCGACCTCGAGTACGACGTGATCGAGGTCCCCCGCTCGCACGACGAGCGGACCGAAGTGGAGAAGGTCAGCGGCCAAACGGGCGTCCCCGTCATCAGCGACGAGGAAAACGGCGTCGAGGGGATGTCGGAGAGCGACGACATCGTCGAGTACTTAGCGGAGACGTACGGCGAAGGCGCCGCGTAA
- a CDS encoding transcriptional regulator, translating to MSRSALVGNVTAMLEDAGFVVSDRCAIRPKSFDIAARRGEDLILVKILGNIDAFNEATGHEMRRLGTYLDATPLVIGLRSRDEDLKPDVVYFRHGVPVLSPDTAYNLFIEEVPPLIYAAPGGLYVNIDGDLLADERQDRDWSLGQLANELGVSRRTVSKYEDGMNASVEVAMELENLFDAPLTSPVSVLEGADDVHETEATPDDPEADPDDEEVVAVLTRAGYEVHPTLRSPFKAVSHEEEEKDDDVVLTGHSEFTKAAEKRARIMSSIGHVTHTHSVYVVDRAKQESVDGTALVEREELEQLRDAAELRKVIRERAEHEEAA from the coding sequence ATGTCCCGCTCCGCACTGGTCGGCAACGTAACCGCGATGTTAGAGGACGCGGGATTCGTGGTCAGCGACCGGTGTGCGATCCGGCCGAAGAGTTTCGACATCGCCGCGCGCCGGGGAGAGGACCTCATTCTGGTCAAGATCCTCGGCAACATCGACGCGTTCAACGAGGCGACGGGCCACGAGATGCGACGGCTCGGAACCTACCTCGACGCGACGCCGCTGGTCATCGGCCTGCGGAGTCGCGACGAGGACCTCAAACCCGACGTGGTCTACTTCCGACACGGCGTCCCCGTCCTCAGCCCCGACACGGCGTACAACCTGTTCATCGAGGAGGTGCCGCCGCTGATCTACGCGGCCCCCGGCGGCCTCTACGTCAACATCGACGGCGACTTGCTCGCCGACGAACGCCAGGATCGGGATTGGAGCCTCGGCCAACTGGCCAACGAACTCGGCGTCTCCCGCCGGACCGTCTCGAAGTACGAGGACGGCATGAACGCCTCCGTCGAGGTCGCGATGGAACTCGAGAACCTGTTCGACGCGCCGCTGACGAGCCCGGTTTCGGTCCTCGAGGGGGCCGACGACGTCCACGAGACGGAGGCGACGCCGGACGATCCCGAAGCCGACCCCGACGACGAGGAGGTCGTCGCCGTCCTCACGCGGGCCGGCTACGAGGTCCACCCAACGCTTCGCTCGCCGTTCAAGGCCGTCAGCCACGAGGAAGAGGAGAAGGACGACGACGTCGTGCTCACCGGCCACTCCGAGTTCACGAAGGCCGCGGAGAAGCGCGCCCGGATCATGAGTTCGATCGGCCACGTCACCCACACCCACTCGGTCTACGTCGTCGACCGCGCCAAACAGGAGTCCGTCGACGGCACCGCGCTGGTCGAACGCGAGGAACTCGAGCAACTCCGCGACGCGGCCGAACTGCGGAAGGTCATCCGGGAGCGCGCCGAACACGAAGAGGCGGCCTAA